A genomic window from Elaeis guineensis isolate ETL-2024a chromosome 3, EG11, whole genome shotgun sequence includes:
- the LOC105040763 gene encoding large ribosomal subunit protein bL21c, which translates to MASSMCAAALSPSSAAAILSLPNRGLTLALLHRKARPFSFSVDRSSTSPAPLLSAPPLVSPSTLFSRKWKLSAAPEESPEEPEEPSVPEPVEAQIAAAATAKGEDVFAVVMIGSRQYIVFPGRFIYTQRLKGANVDDKIILNKVLLVGTRTKTYIGQPVVTNAAVHAVVEEQGLDKKVIVFKFKKKKNYRRTIGHRQPRTRIRITGITGYEDFPFETLPEMVPA; encoded by the exons ATGGCTTCCAGCATGTGCGCCGCCGCCCTGTCCCCGTCCTCCGCCGCAGCTATACTCTCTCTCCCCAATCGAGGCCTCACCCTCGCCCTCCTCCACAGGAAAGCCCGACCCTTCTCCTTCTCCGTCGACCGCTCCTCCACTTCCCCGGCCCCTCTCCTCTCTGCTCCTCCCCTGGTCTCTCCTTCCACTTTGTTCTCCCGGAAATGGAAGCTATCGGCGGCTCCGGAAGAATCGCCGGAGGAGCCCGAAGAGCCATCGGTTCCGGAACCCGTCGAGGCCCAGATAGCCGCCGCTGCGACCGCTAAGGGCGAGGACGTCTTCGCGGTCGTAATG ATTGGGTCGAGGCAGTACATTGTTTTCCCTGGAAGATTCATCTATACCCAAAGGTTGAAAGGAGCCAATGTCGATGATAAG ATTATCCTAAACAAAGTATTGCTTGTTGGAACTAGGACGAAGACATATATTGGGCAGCCAGTTGTAACCAATGCTGCAGTGCATGCAGTGGTTGAAGAACAG GGTTTGGATAAAAAAGTTATCGTTTTcaagttcaagaagaaaaagaattatcGAAGGACGATTGGTCACCGACAG CCTCGCACGAGGATAAGGATCACCGGCATCACTGGGTATGAAGACTTTCCATTTGAGACATTGCCTGAGATGGTGCCTGCTTAG